The genome window AGAGTGACTTTTAGGTCCGGTCCTCCGTTCGGGTTTTTGACGGAACTCGCTTCCACGGCTTTGCGGATCTTTTCTCCCATCTCGTAACCGCGTTCGAGGTCGGCTCCCGGCATCACAAGACAGAACTCCTCTCCTCCGTATCGCGCGGGTGTATCGTGTTTGCCCGCGTTGCGGATAAGCTGTTTCGCGACTTCGATCAGAACCTGGTCTCCCGCTTGGTGTCCGTGCGTATCGTTGAACTTCTTGAAGTTGTCGACGTCCGTGAACAACAGAGTGAGATGAGACTTCTTCTTTCTGCAGCGATCCATCTCTTCTTTGAGTTTGGTTTGAAAGTAGTGATGCACTTTGAGACCGGTCATCATATCCACGGTCGCGAGTTCGTAAAGTCGAGAGTTTTCGACCGCGATTCCCGCGAGAGTGGAAAGAGTGGTCAAGAAGTCTCTGTCTTCTTCCTGAACCTCGCTCATGGTCATCTTTTCTCCGAGAACGAGGAGGCCGTTCACCTTTCCTTTCGCGTTGAGAGGAATGATTAGATCGGCTCCGATTCCGCGCAGGAAATCGACTTCGTTCACGGATCGTCCCATGCTCTCTTCGATCTGATTGATGGTCATCGCCTTCATTCTCGTTTCGAGAAACTGGATCAGCGCGGCGTTCGTTTTGATGCGAAATGACTTCTCGTTTTCGGAAAGGTCGAATCCTTTATAGCTCGGATCGAGTTCGAAAAAGTCCGAATCCGCTTCGGGACTGACGTAGATCGCCGCCTGAAGGGTTTGGAGCTGAGCGAGACAGATATTCAAAATCGCATCCATTAGATATTTGTAATCTAATGTGGAATTCAGGGCCTTGCTGATTTCTAATAATTGCTTTTGATCATAGATTTTCTTTTCCAGATATTCTATCATCAAGGGATCATTTTCTTTACTGATCAAACGGTTGGTTCTCCGGTCTCTGTAGATGCTAAGGGAGTGTTTTCCAATTGAGTGCCGAGTCTAATTCGACGTTCTTTTTCATTCGAAATGATTCTCTTTAAGAGGTTATCAGACCAATTTTTCTTTAAAAATCAATTCTTTTTGCCGATTTCTTGTTGCTTTCGAAGCTTCCAAGCAAATACTGACCTATAGACACCGCGCGGTGGAGCAGCTGGTAGCTCGTTGGGCTCATAACCCAAAGGTCATAGGTTCGAATCCTGTCCGCGCTAGTGTTTTAATCCTTCCCTCTTTCTTTTCAAGATAAATTTTAACTCTAAGAATTGTTTTCCTGTATAACTTCGTATTATAAGAAGTTTGCTCTCTTTTTTGCAATCAGAACATGAATATTTACTCACAGGAAACCGTTAGGCTATTTGCGTTAAACGAACTAACCAAAAAGAACTACTGCATTTCTCCAAAGCGAAGTTCGTTTTCACGAGAAGATTCGCATAACAACGCGAGTCGAACCGGATCAAGTCGCCGATTTTAATAGCGATTCTTGATTTCGGAATCTCTTTCTATAGAACGAGAAAAAAATCGTTCAACCGCCTAACTCTTGAGAACGTTTGGTGGCCGCTTTGACTGCTTGCAGAATCGAATCCGTAAATCCGTTCTTTTCCAACTCCGCAAGCCCGGCAATCGTCGTCCCTCCGGGAGAAGTCACCTTATTCTTCCAAACTTCCGGATGAGCGGAAGGATCTTTTTTTCTTTCTTTGCGAAGAAGTTCCGCAGAACCGATCACGGTTTGAATGCTGAGATCCAAAGCCTCTTGATAACCCAGTCCGGAAAGAACTCCGCCTTCGGCTAACGCTTGAATGAATTTAAAAACGAACGCCGGTCCCGAACCGGATAATCCCGTAACCGCATCGAGTAAAGATTCGGAACCCAGTTCCACCGAATGACCGAGGGATTGAAAGATTTCGGTTACGGTTTCATACAAATCCTTATCGCCAAAGTAACCGATCGCACCTTCCGATACGAGCAAAGGAAGATTCGGCATAACGCGTACGACTTGCGATCCGTTCGGAAGATGTTTTCGAAGCGTTTCCGTTCCGATTCCCGCGGCGACGGAGATGATTTTTTTGGGCGATTTGATTTGTCCGAGTAACTCCGTGACCTTGCCGGGTTTTACACAGACAATCATCACGTCGGACTTTGCGGAGAATTCTTCCCAAGAAGAAACGAGTTCGATTTTTTGATTCGAGGTCATGTAGGGGTCGTAACCCAAAACCTGTGTCGGATAACGTTTTTTGAGGGAGAGATAAATCGCTCCTCCCATATTTCCGCAGCCTGCAATGCCGATCGTATGTTTCATTTCAGTTCCTTTCTCCAAAAATAGCGCTTCCGATTCGGACGAAGTCGCTTCCTTCTTCGATCGCGATCTTATAATCGCCGGACATACCCATGGAAAGTTTTCCTTCGGGCATATACTCTTTTCTGATCTCTGCGAGTTCGCGAAAGACTTGTCTTGTACGGATCGGATCTCCGTCCGAGGGCCCCATCACCATCATTCCTTCGAGTTTACAAAACGCATTGGATAAATTTTCTTTTTTCATAAGCGTTTCGATCAGTTCTTTTTTTTCGAAACCGTGTTTCGTATCTTCCTGGGTCAGGTTCGCCTGTAAAAAATAACGGATCGGTTTTTGTTCCTTATCCGCGCGCGCGAGAAGTTCCCGCACCGTCGAAATCGCCCCCACTCCGTGCGCGTACGAATAACCGGCGAATAACTTGCGTAAGGTGCCGCTCTGAACGGGGCCGATATGATGCAGAACCAAGGGGGAATTCTTTTCTTGGATCCATTCTGAAAATTTTTCGAGTCCTTCCTGGATTCGGTTTTCTCCGAAATGAAGAACACCGCCCGCGACCGCTTCTTTCACTTTGGAAAGCGGTTGGAATTTGGAAACCGCGATGAGGACGGGAGGATTTTCCGGTCTCAGATTTCGTATCTCTTCGTTGATTTCCTGATAACGTTCTGCGATCCCCATGTCATTCTTTGGTTTTTAATTTTTCCATTTCCCGTTCCAACTTGCGAACCCGTTTTTCCAGGCTTCGTTTACCGGACTTCCCGGTTTTGTGTTTCTTTTTGGAAGGCGAGATACCGAGTTTTTTCTCGAGTCGATCCACTCTCGTTTCCAGCGAACGAATCCGTTTTCCGGTTTTCGAAACGGAATGTTTTTTGAGTTTCGATTTCTTGGAAGAACGCTTTTTAGAATAGCGATCGGCTTTTGTTTCCCAATCGTCGCGATCGCGGGACTCACGGACTTTTTCCTTTTTGGATTCTTCGTCCTTGTAGGTTCGGGATGTTTCGTCTTTCGGAGGGGTCCATTTGTCTTCGGGAAATTTTTCACGCTCGGCTTTTTCGGAGGAACCGGATTTTTTTTCTTCCGGCCATTCTTCCTTGAGAGAATTGTTTTTCTTTTCTGGGGAAGGCGCCGTTTCACGCTGAGCCGATTCCCGTTCCCCGGAGAATTCCCCGCTTGTAGGAGCTTTTTTTTCTTCGGTCGGGAGAGTATTTAGGTCGTTGGGAGAAATCGGAGGTTCCGAATTCATCTCGGGGCTTAAGATTACCCGATCGGTTTTGGAGTTGTTCGAGACTTCCTCGCTTTCCTTCTTTTTGAGAAAACGGGAAATATCTTCCCGAAAGAGATAGCTGTAAACGATCAAAGATCCCAACAGCAATACTAAGATTCCGGAAAGTATGATTTTCAACTGGTCTCGTCTCATGATTGTACCTGATTCAAATATCGGTTTTTTCTCTCTGTTTTTAGTCTCATTTTCTCCGAATAGAATCCTGTGAGAGTCTTCTTTTCCGCGCGTTTCCGATTCTTTTTCTGCCTTTTGGGGGTTTGTCTGGCGATCGAGTTCGCGGCGCCGCTTTCCTCCGCGCCGGTCAAACGCGACGAAGACGAAATCAGCCGGGTTTTGATTTTAGAAAAGATACTCGCGGATTGGAAACAATACAATCTTTTTCTCGTGGATGCTTTCGACGGCGCGAGGCCTTGGGAAATTTACAGAGGGGTTTCGTTTTTAAACGAGATCCGTTTTAATTCTCAGATTCCGTCCAACCAAGCGTTTCTCAAAGAAAGAGAATCCTACCCTTCTCTTTCTCCCGCGAACGATTATCGTTCGATGATGGTGCAGACCTTTTTCGAAAACCCGAAACACGCCCATCTCGAAATCCGTCCGAAAGAAAAGATCCGTCTTCCGATCGGAAGGCCCACGAGAATCTTCTTTTGGATGTATGCTTCTTCCCAAAACGCGAGACTGGAACTCGTTCTGCATCAGCACAAGTCTAAGGAAATCGTAATCGATCTGGGTGATTTGGCCTTTGACGGTTGGAAACGAATCGAAAAAAAATTGGAAATTCCCGGAAGAAACATTTGGTTAAACCGAAGTCTCCGTTATCCGTTCGAGATCGCGGAGCTTCGTCTGATCCCCGGGCCGTTTCAGCAAAAGGGAGAATTCGTTTTTTATCTGGATCGTATGGGAATCCTCGTGGATACGAGAGACGAGGCCTATCCCGGCGCGGAAATCAAAGATAATTGGGGTACTGGTTTCTGAAGAATTCCGTGAGTTCGGTCGGCGTCTTCGGATTAAACTGAAACGTATCCCATCCCATATATCCGGCCGCTTCCACGTTAGTCGCATTGTCGTCGATCAACACGTAGCGCATATCCGAAAAATCCGTTTGAATCCACTGAAAGTATTCTTCTGCAGGTTTGCGGGTTCCGAGTTCGCAGGAAAAGTAGAGCTGATCGAAGTGGGAAAAGAGTTCCTGCATTTCGGGGAACTTATGAAATTCCTTATACCATACCGAGTAATTGCTCGCGAGTACGAGTTTGTTTCCGTTCGCCTTGAGAAGTTTGACGATCTTAACGGTTTCTCCGATCAAACGGACCTTGTTGAACATAAGCGCCTTGATTTCTTTCGGATCAGGCAAATCCCCGTTTCTATATTCGGGCAGATAGAATCGTTCGAAAAATTCTTCCTCTTCGATCCGTCCCTTTTCGAATTCCACGAAAGCTTCTCTTTCCCTTCCCTGGATGAATTTTTCTCTCGATTCGCTAGGAAGTATTTTATAAAGTGCAGAATGAAAGGGATCCTTGATTAGGGTGTCCATCAGATCAAAAGCAAATAAAACTCCGCTCATAAACCTATGATTTTTCTTTATCAAATCCTGACGATCTTTCTTCTCGTCTTTCTCGTTCCGTTCCTTCTCTTATTTCCGTCGGCCAGGCTTTTTTTGGGCAAACGTTCGGCGGATAAGAAACGAATTCTTTCCAAAAATTTGGATCTTTCGGGAAAACATACGATCTGGCTGCACGCCGCTTCGGTGGGAGAATTGGATCAGTGCCGCGCTCTTGCTTTGGAATTTCGAAAGAAAGATCCTTCTTCGTTTTTGATCCAATCCGTTTTTTCGGAAAGCGTGCGCGATTCTCAATTGGAAGCGTTTCCCGCAGACGAAACCTTCCGTCTTCCGATCGACACTCCGTTCGGATACGATTGGATTTTTTCCCGATTTCAACCGAAGGTTCTCGTGCTGATGGCCTGGGACACTTGGCCGAATCTGATCTTGTCCGCAAAACGTTTCGGCGCCAAAGTCGTGTTAGGTTCCGCGGTGATCGGCGCGCGCAAACAAGCTTTGATGGGAAGATTGACCAAGGCGGTCTTTCGTCATCTCGACGGAATCTATCCTTCGCACGAATCGTTTTACGAAGCGTTTCGCGCGCTGGTTCCGGAATACGTTCCGGTCAAGGTTTTGGGCGACACAAGATTCGACACGGTATTGAAAAAGATCGAGGACAATAAAAAGGAATTCAAAAGACCGAAGAATTATCCGTATTCGAAAATCATACTATTCGCATCCACCTACGAGCCCTGCGAAGAATTGATCGCCTCTTTATACGGACTTCTGCGGGAAAAAAATCCCGGATTGTTAAACGAATTCGCATTTTGGATTTTTCCCCACAAAACGTCTCCCGATCGGATCGTTTCGATCGAACATCGTCTGCAGGACGCAAAGATGGAATATCAAACCTGGACTTCCACTCCGTATGAGACGATGACCGCGCAGACGATCGTATTCGACGTGTTAGGCGTTCTTGCTTTCGCGTATCAAGCGGCGGACTTCGCGTATGTCGGGGGCGCGCTTCACAATCGTGTGCATAACGTTTTGGAACCGGCCACGTTCGGTTTACCCTTGATGACCGGTCCGAAAATCTCCAATTCTCCCGAGGCGATGATTTTGCAAAAAACAGGAGGCTTGTTTATCGTATCGAGTCCGGAAGACGTATTCCAAGTTTTGAATCTTGCGGAATCGGATTTAGAAACGATTCGAAAACAAAACCGAGAATTCGTTCAGGGCGGACGCGGTGCGGCAAAGAGGTTGTATGAGGAAATCCAGGGATTGTTGTAGTAGATTTTGACAACGTTGGGGAGATTTGTCGAAGTTCCGACGATCCTTTGTAAATCGGGCGAGCTCGAGCTATGGCGCGCCCTTAAGAAAGCTTTCCATTAAGCTTGTACGGAGGCGGGAAGATTTCCGAATTTTCTCCCTAT of Leptospira sanjuanensis contains these proteins:
- a CDS encoding 3-deoxy-D-manno-octulosonic acid transferase gives rise to the protein MIFLYQILTIFLLVFLVPFLLLFPSARLFLGKRSADKKRILSKNLDLSGKHTIWLHAASVGELDQCRALALEFRKKDPSSFLIQSVFSESVRDSQLEAFPADETFRLPIDTPFGYDWIFSRFQPKVLVLMAWDTWPNLILSAKRFGAKVVLGSAVIGARKQALMGRLTKAVFRHLDGIYPSHESFYEAFRALVPEYVPVKVLGDTRFDTVLKKIEDNKKEFKRPKNYPYSKIILFASTYEPCEELIASLYGLLREKNPGLLNEFAFWIFPHKTSPDRIVSIEHRLQDAKMEYQTWTSTPYETMTAQTIVFDVLGVLAFAYQAADFAYVGGALHNRVHNVLEPATFGLPLMTGPKISNSPEAMILQKTGGLFIVSSPEDVFQVLNLAESDLETIRKQNREFVQGGRGAAKRLYEEIQGLL
- a CDS encoding YggS family pyridoxal phosphate-dependent enzyme yields the protein MGIAERYQEINEEIRNLRPENPPVLIAVSKFQPLSKVKEAVAGGVLHFGENRIQEGLEKFSEWIQEKNSPLVLHHIGPVQSGTLRKLFAGYSYAHGVGAISTVRELLARADKEQKPIRYFLQANLTQEDTKHGFEKKELIETLMKKENLSNAFCKLEGMMVMGPSDGDPIRTRQVFRELAEIRKEYMPEGKLSMGMSGDYKIAIEEGSDFVRIGSAIFGERN
- the proC gene encoding pyrroline-5-carboxylate reductase — translated: MKHTIGIAGCGNMGGAIYLSLKKRYPTQVLGYDPYMTSNQKIELVSSWEEFSAKSDVMIVCVKPGKVTELLGQIKSPKKIISVAAGIGTETLRKHLPNGSQVVRVMPNLPLLVSEGAIGYFGDKDLYETVTEIFQSLGHSVELGSESLLDAVTGLSGSGPAFVFKFIQALAEGGVLSGLGYQEALDLSIQTVIGSAELLRKERKKDPSAHPEVWKNKVTSPGGTTIAGLAELEKNGFTDSILQAVKAATKRSQELGG
- a CDS encoding HAD-IA family hydrolase, whose product is MSGVLFAFDLMDTLIKDPFHSALYKILPSESREKFIQGREREAFVEFEKGRIEEEEFFERFYLPEYRNGDLPDPKEIKALMFNKVRLIGETVKIVKLLKANGNKLVLASNYSVWYKEFHKFPEMQELFSHFDQLYFSCELGTRKPAEEYFQWIQTDFSDMRYVLIDDNATNVEAAGYMGWDTFQFNPKTPTELTEFFRNQYPNYL
- a CDS encoding sensor domain-containing diguanylate cyclase, which translates into the protein MISKENDPLMIEYLEKKIYDQKQLLEISKALNSTLDYKYLMDAILNICLAQLQTLQAAIYVSPEADSDFFELDPSYKGFDLSENEKSFRIKTNAALIQFLETRMKAMTINQIEESMGRSVNEVDFLRGIGADLIIPLNAKGKVNGLLVLGEKMTMSEVQEEDRDFLTTLSTLAGIAVENSRLYELATVDMMTGLKVHHYFQTKLKEEMDRCRKKKSHLTLLFTDVDNFKKFNDTHGHQAGDQVLIEVAKQLIRNAGKHDTPARYGGEEFCLVMPGADLERGYEMGEKIRKAVEASSVKNPNGGPDLKVTLSVGVSEFWPKDKNNRDLIERADKALYTAKHSGKNQTICYKEN
- a CDS encoding flagellar filament outer layer protein FlaA; this translates as MGVCLAIEFAAPLSSAPVKRDEDEISRVLILEKILADWKQYNLFLVDAFDGARPWEIYRGVSFLNEIRFNSQIPSNQAFLKERESYPSLSPANDYRSMMVQTFFENPKHAHLEIRPKEKIRLPIGRPTRIFFWMYASSQNARLELVLHQHKSKEIVIDLGDLAFDGWKRIEKKLEIPGRNIWLNRSLRYPFEIAELRLIPGPFQQKGEFVFYLDRMGILVDTRDEAYPGAEIKDNWGTGF